One Bacillota bacterium genomic window, TACGCAGGCAGGACTTCTTCCGGGGGGATGTCGAACTTCTTCAACAGACTGCTGACCGAGGGTAGCAGTTTCTGACTTCCAAATATTGGAGATGGAGCTCTCCCCCACTTATGCTTGACTCACTCGGCGTCCTAACATTGTTTGCATGCTGATCTCCTTTGTGGTATCATGCTCATATAAACTTTTCAGGAAGCCTTACGTCCAGTGCAGAGGTGATATGCTGTGGATAACCCGGCGGTTTTTGACGAGTATGTGGTGATTAAGGCGCTGGAAGACGGAGTGACGATCATCGGCCTTACTCGGGGCAAAGATACGAAGTTTCATCATACGGAGAAGCTGGACAAAGGTGAAGTAATGATCGCTCAGTTTACGGAGCATACCTCGGCCATCAAGATTCGCGGCCGCGCCGAAGTTTTGACCAGGCATGGTAAGGTGCAGTCGGATTGACGCTGCCGAATTCCATGGTTATGGCAAACCTCGACTAGTTTCCTAGATGCTGGTGAGCGAGGTGTGGTAATGTTGAAAGACCTGTTTCGGAGCCGGCCCAGGTACGTTACGGTTAGAAGCCAAGCGAATTCCCAACCGAAGGAGCTGGAACGGAAGAATAACGAACAGTCCCTTTGGGTGCGCTGTGACGACTGTGGTGAGCTGCTTTACCAAAAGGAAGTCGCGAAGAATCTGTACGTGTGTCCGAAGTGTGGTTATCATTTTCGGATCAGCGCGGCCATGCGCATCGAGCAGTTGCTAGATCCCGATACCTTCCAGGAGATCAACGCGGATATCGTTTCTGGTGATCCCCTCAGCTTTCCCTTTTACAAAGAGAAGTTGACCAAATCCCGCGAGCGCACCAAGCTCAACGAGGCGGTGGTAACCGGTGAAGCCAAGATTGGTGGTTACCCGGTGATGTTTGGTGTGATCGACTTTGAGTTTATGGGTGGATCCATGGGTTCTGCGGTGGGGGAGAAGATTTGTCGTCTGTTTGAACGGGCCTTGGAGACCCGTTACCCCGTTGTCATGGTTTCCGCAGGCGGCGGTGGAGCGCGGATGCAGGAAGGTATCTTGTCCCTGATGCAGATGGCCAAGACGAGCCAAGCCGTCGGCAAAGTCCTCGATGCCGGCATTCCCTATTTCTCTGTTCTTACACATCCCACCATGGGAGGTATTTACGCCTCTTTTGCATCCCTTGCGGATATTATTATCGCTGAACCGAAGGCCTTAATTGGGTTTGCAGGTCCGCGGGTGGTGGAGGAGACCATCCGCCAGAAGTTGCCCCCGGGTTTTCAGACGGCGGAGTTTGCCATGGAAAACGGGATGATCGATCTCATCGTCGAACGTAAGGACCTGCGTGAAACATTGATCAAGCTGCTGGGGATGCATCAGTGTCGGGAGGTTTGAAGTGATTGATAAACGGTATCTTCGAGTGGGAAAAACCCCTTGTGGAGCTGGAAGAGAGAATCCAAGAGTTGCGGACGTTCACGAAGGAAAGAGAAATTGACTTCTCCCGGGAGATTGAGTCCCTGGAACAGAAGGCCGATGCCTTAAGGCGGGAGATCTTCGCCGATCTGAAACCCTGGCAGCGGGTGTTAATCGCTCGGCATAACAGGCGTCCCACAACGTTGGATTATATAGAGTATATGATTGACGATTTTGTCGAATTGCATGGGGACCGGGTCTATCGGGATGATCAGGCCATCGTTGGTGGTGTTGGTTATCTGGATGGGATCCCGGTGACCGTAATTGGCCCCCAAAAGGGGCGGAATACCAAAGAGAACATTCAGCGCAATTTCGGTTTACCCCATCCTGAGGGGTATCGGAAGGCCCTGCGCCTGATGAAGCAGGCGGCTAAGTTCCGCAGGCCCATCCTGAGCCTTATTGATGTGGTGGGTGCCTATCCTGGCATTGAGGCGGAAAGGCGGGGCCAAGGGGTGATCATTGCGGAGAATATTCGGCAGATGTCGGTGCTACCCACCCCCATCATCTGTGTGATTACCGGGGAAGGGGGCAGCGGTGGTGCCTTGGCCATCGGAGTGGGAGACCGCTTACTTATGCAGGAGTACGCCTGGTATTCCGTATGTTCTCCAGAAATGTGCGCTACCATCCTCTGGAAGGACGCAGGCCGGGCTGCGGAGGCTGCCGAGTCCCTCTGTTTGACTTCCCATGATCTGAAAAGACTGGGCATTATTGATCAGATTGTACCGGAGCCCTTGGGGGGTGCCCACAAGGATCCGAAGGCAGCCAGTGACCTGTTGAAGGCAGTAATTAAAGAACAATTGGAAGGATTAATGAAGCTGGATCCGGAGACACTGGTAGAGCAACGGCTAAACAAGTTCCGGCGGATCGGTAAGTTCTACTTGGAAGGTAAGGATGTGGAATAACCGGAGGGACCAGGAAAGAAGGATAGCGGGTGCTACTGCGCTTAGCACTGGTATTCATCACGGTTCCCCTCGTGGAGCTTGCGCTCTTGGTTCAGCTGGGGCGATACATTGGCCTAGGTCATACCCTGGGTTTGGTGATTATTACGGGTATTGTCGGTGGTTATGTGGCTAAACAGCAAGGGCTACAGACCATCGCCAGGATAAGACGGGAGATTGCCGCCGGTCACGTGCCTACAGCCCAGCTTTGGGATGGTTTGTTTATCCTAATTGGTGGGCTTTTGCTAATAACTCCGGGGATTTTGACCGATTTGCTTGGTTTCCTGCTGCTCATGCCCAATATACGCCAGAAAGTCAAGGAAGTGGTGTTCCGTCGGATCCAAAGGTGGATAGGGGACCGATGGTGGGTGATTCTCCACTAGGGGGCAGTGTTGGATTTAAGAAATTGTTGAGGCGGAGCCTTGTTTCTGGAGGTGTTGAACAAGTCGATCGGAGAGCCCGTGAGTATTGGATAGTAACCACGGGACTGATGCCGATCATCCCAAGTGAAGTAAAGATTTGCTTACAAAAAACGACGGATTGGTCTTGCGGTACTCGTACATTTGTGGTAATATTACAACGTGACGTGCCGAAGTGGCGGAATTGGCAGACGCGCGCGACTCAAAATCGCGTGAGGCGACCCCTCGTGAGGGTTCGACTCCCTCCTTCGGCACCATTTTTTTGCCCTTTTCCTGCCCTTGAGGTGGGCATCTGTACATCACTCCCCCTTCCTATCACCAATGGTTGTTTCCTTGATTACCTTAAATACCAATCTCTAAACTTCGATCGGGGTAATCGACCTGCGCCATTCTGTTCGAGCGGTGCCATCTCGCCAGTATCCTTCCGCTTTTGCATCTCCTGTCTAATTTTGTCCGGGTGGTTCTCAACAGTGTAAGTAAGTCGCCGGTGATCGAATACTGGGCGAACAACGGGCGATTCAGCGATGCTGGAGCATCAGCATGACTTTTCGGATAAGGTACCGGCACCGAAAGAAGCCGATCGCCTGGAATGGGTCGGACCCGCTACATCATTGTCCTATCTTCCAATTTCTGGGTATACTATGGACGAAGCCCCTACGATGGGCACTGGACGAAATTGATGATTGTCGTCTAGGCCCACTTTGTTTGTGTATACCCATAGACCTCATCCTGGGCCCACGGGAAAACGGACAGCGCCTTCTCGCCGTTGTCAAACCATTTGGTGAGGGATGGACCTTGAACCATCGGGAGATCTGGCCGATATGGGAGATGAGACCAATAGTGTGTATCCCACCAATCTCCCAAGGACTAGTCTCTTGCCCGCCGCTGTGCGCAAGTGGCAGCTGCTAGCTTTGGTGCCTTCCAGGTATAGGCATCCAGGAACGGTTCTTCGTAGATCAAGGCTTTTTGCAATCAATAGATGTGGTCCTTTCAATTACTTCAAAAGGCTAGGAATAGAGGGCGGAGGCATACCAGGAGGAAGGTAACTCGGACAGTGGACGGGGTTCCGGATCCTAGGATAGAACTGTCAGCTCCCCTTAGAAAACCTGGTTAAGGGCAAATGTTGAAGAGAGCCATCGGTAGAGAAACACGAGGGTGAGGAGTCTGCGGACTCCTCTTTTTTGTTTTCGAGACAGCCGGGGGGTTCCCATAGCGCTGACCTCTTGTTGGGCTTAGGTGGCTATAAGAGTAATCCCTTATGTTCAGGGCTTTTGGTTGCAACGAGTTTTGGCCTGGCTACGAGCGCACGGAAGCGAGGGTCTCAAACAGGCTCTTAGCAAGTAATCTACCTTTTGAACCATATCCCTTTGCTGGGGTCCTAAGTATTGAGCTGCCCCCCCTACCTGTCAGTTTCGACTTCGAACTGTGGATGGATAACTACGAATTGTTCGCCGCCTGCGCGGAGGACTACATCCCTGTCCGCCCCATTTCCGAACGACTGAACACTCTCTTTGAGCAGGAGGAGGGGCTGATGTGCCTCAGTCCCGCCGGGGAGTTATTCCACCAGCATTTCTATGTGAATTACACCCAACAAAGACATGTTCTACTTCCCGAAGCGGCGGAAAAGAAGCTGGGGATCAGCTACGAGGACAAGAATTCGGGCAAGCATCGGGGGCTGGAAGACTATCTGAATCGCATCCTGGAAGTGCCCTAT contains:
- a CDS encoding FxsA family protein; the encoded protein is MLLRLALVFITVPLVELALLVQLGRYIGLGHTLGLVIITGIVGGYVAKQQGLQTIARIRREIAAGHVPTAQLWDGLFILIGGLLLITPGILTDLLGFLLLMPNIRQKVKEVVFRRIQRWIGDRWWVILH
- the mtrB gene encoding trp RNA-binding attenuation protein MtrB, with the translated sequence MDNPAVFDEYVVIKALEDGVTIIGLTRGKDTKFHHTEKLDKGEVMIAQFTEHTSAIKIRGRAEVLTRHGKVQSD
- a CDS encoding acetyl-CoA carboxylase carboxyltransferase subunit beta, translating into MLKDLFRSRPRYVTVRSQANSQPKELERKNNEQSLWVRCDDCGELLYQKEVAKNLYVCPKCGYHFRISAAMRIEQLLDPDTFQEINADIVSGDPLSFPFYKEKLTKSRERTKLNEAVVTGEAKIGGYPVMFGVIDFEFMGGSMGSAVGEKICRLFERALETRYPVVMVSAGGGGARMQEGILSLMQMAKTSQAVGKVLDAGIPYFSVLTHPTMGGIYASFASLADIIIAEPKALIGFAGPRVVEETIRQKLPPGFQTAEFAMENGMIDLIVERKDLRETLIKLLGMHQCREV
- a CDS encoding acetyl-CoA carboxylase carboxyltransferase subunit alpha; the encoded protein is MNGIFEWEKPLVELEERIQELRTFTKEREIDFSREIESLEQKADALRREIFADLKPWQRVLIARHNRRPTTLDYIEYMIDDFVELHGDRVYRDDQAIVGGVGYLDGIPVTVIGPQKGRNTKENIQRNFGLPHPEGYRKALRLMKQAAKFRRPILSLIDVVGAYPGIEAERRGQGVIIAENIRQMSVLPTPIICVITGEGGSGGALAIGVGDRLLMQEYAWYSVCSPEMCATILWKDAGRAAEAAESLCLTSHDLKRLGIIDQIVPEPLGGAHKDPKAASDLLKAVIKEQLEGLMKLDPETLVEQRLNKFRRIGKFYLEGKDVE